One window from the genome of Musa acuminata AAA Group cultivar baxijiao chromosome BXJ1-4, Cavendish_Baxijiao_AAA, whole genome shotgun sequence encodes:
- the LOC135585894 gene encoding E3 ubiquitin-protein ligase UPL3-like isoform X1 produces the protein METRSRKRAEASSSAPSSQTPPAAPRPAKRPRIALSSQAPPALSTRSRRSQNPPPSPPSSSSSAVANAVMDSSGGDFIGRRRRTSGKSRQPSGDRDRDASDKGKEAGASRARERDRDAERILGLSFDGGGADDDNDGDGGLGILHQNLTSASSALQGLLRKLGAGFDDLLPSSALTASSSLQQSGRLKKILSGLRADGEEGKQFEALNQLCEMLSIGTEDSLLSMSVDSFVPVLVGLLNHESNPDIMLLAARALTYLCDVLPSSCSAVVRYGAIPCFCARLLTIEYMDLAEQSLQALKKISQEHPTACLRAGALMAVLSYLDFFSTGVQRVALSTAANMCKKLPSDAADFVMEAVPLLSNLLNYHDSKVVEHASVCLTRIAEAFALSPDKIDELCNHGLVAQAAGLISLGNSGGQASLSTSTYTGILRLLSTCASGSPLAAKTLLLSGISATLRDILLCSGLVSGSSVSPSLTRPPEQVYVIVNLVDELLPSVPQGTISLPLPSNVLVKGSAAKNSLPSSSGQHAEPKGTTSEVSAHGKLLQDQPELLQQFGMDLLPVLIQVYSSSINGPVRHKCLSTIGKLMFFSSADMIQSLLSVANISSFLAGILAWKDPQLLIPALQIAEILMEKLPGTFSKMFVREGVVHAVDILISSDPSLAPICEKDDDALPGITWRSRRSRRCSGGLNTENSSVDDSKGSSSEISVSPLPSVEVPNANSSLRAAVSAHAKAFKDKYFPAGSSAVEAGLTEDLLCLKNLCSKLNSLVEDARSKSKGKSKALGLCSFDVSFSSEEQLDEVIADILAELCKGDGVSTFEFIGSGVVLALLDYFTCGTFGREKISEANLPKLRQQALQRYKFFIATALPMELKEGNRTPMSLLVQKLQNSLSSLEHFPVVISHLSRSSSGSARFSGLGSLFQPFKLRLCRAQGEKSLRDYSSNVVLIDPLASLAAVEEFLWPRVQRSDSVQKSSTSTGNSDSGAAVGSAAPTPPTPGHRPSTRSRSSVTIGVPAKKDASDGSANSSKGKGKAVLKCTPDELRGPQTRNAARRRAASDKEMEIKPSQSESSSEDEDLDMSPVEMDDTLMIVDDDVSDEEDDHEVFRDDSLPVCVPDKVHDVKLGDSADDGAVSCSASDNQVQTTSGSSDRSVTDKGAEYTELQRESAFGSRGAMSFAAAAMAGLASIGGRGIRVGRDYRGLASFSTKSNHQNKLIFTAGGKQLSKHFTVYQAFQRQLILNEEGDEKFNGSDLPNDGNSLWGEIFTITYQKADGQVDKASQGSSNLSKSSKPAFASDSVGDNKWQEISLLDSILQGELPCDLERSNPTYNILALLRVLDSLNQLSTRLRMQAVSDEFAEGKISNLDKLYRIGPKVLPEEFVNGKLTPKLARQIQDALALCSGSLPPWCYQLTKACPFLFPFETRRQYFYSTAFGISRALRRLQQQQNSDNQNSASEREFRVGRLQRQKVRVSRNRILDSAVKVMEMYSSQKAVLEVEYFGEVGTGLGPTLEFYTLLSHDLQKVKLGLWRSNSASESSAMQIDGDETDGGRSDYGSETKKPGTELPDGRIDLIQAPLGLFPRPWPPSADTSDGSQFSKVIEYFRLAGRTMAKALQDGRLLDLPLSTAFYKLVMGQELELHDILLFDAEFGKILQEMQALVGHKQFLERNPGNNQMAIADLRFRGAPIDDLCLDFTLPGYPDYILKGGGENIMVDINNLEEYVTLVVDATIKTGIKQQMEAFRAGFNQVFDIYSLQIFSPHELDNLICGLRELWEILQPETLVDHIKFDHGYTAKSPAITYLLEIMGEFTPEQQHAFCQFVTGAPRLPPGGLAALNPKLTIVRKHSTPANAANENGVPESVDDDLPSVMTCANYLKLPPYSTKEIMYKKLLYAIREGQGSFDLS, from the exons ATGGAAACACGCAGCCGGAAGCGGGCGGAGGCCTCCTCGTCGGCGCCCTCTTCTCAGACCCCTCCCGCTGCTCCCCGACCCGCCAAGCGCCCCCGCATCGCTCTCTCCTCCCAGGCTCCCCCGGCCCTCTCGACGCGCTCCCGCCGGTCCCAGAACCCCCCGCCGTCTCCGCCATCTTCCTCGTCCTCCGCCGTTGCCAACGCAGTCATGGACTCTTCCGGCGGAGACTTTATCGGCCGCCGACGCCGCACTTCTGGAAAGAGTCGTCAGCCCTCAGGGGATCGCGACCGGGATGCCTCTGACAAAGGAAAGGAGGCGGGGGCATCCAGGGCGAGAGAGAGGGACAGGGACGCTGAAAGGATCTTAGGGCTGAGCTTTGACGGGGGAGGAGCAGATGATGATAACGACGGCGATGGCGGTCTTGGCATCCTCCATCAGAATCTGACATCCGCTAGCAGCGCCCTTCAGGGGCTTCTCAGAAAACTGGGCGCTGGGTTTGACGATCTCCTACCGTCGTCAGCTTTGacggcttcttcttccttgcAGCAGAGCGGGCGGTTGAAAAAGATCCTGTCAGGTCTGAGGGCTGATGGAGAGGAGGGAAAACAGTTCGAGGCGCTGAACCAGCTTTGTGAGATGTTGTCCATTGGGACTGAGGATTCTCTTCTGTCGATGTCGGTTGACTCATTCGTGCCTGTGCTCGTGGGGCTTCTCAACCATGAGAGCAATCCCGACATCATGCTACTCGCTGCCAGGGCTCTCACCTACTTATGTGATGTTCTACCTTCATCTTGCTCGGCTGTGGTTCGTTATGGCGCTATTCCTTGTTTCTGTGCGCGACTTCTTACGATAGAGTACATGGACCTGGCAGAACAG TCCCTACAAGCTCTCAAGAAGATATCACAAGAGCATCCAACGGCTTGCTTACGTGCTGGTGCACTTATGGCTGTGCTATCTTATCTTGATTTCTTTTCCACAGGAGTTCAG AGAGTTGCGTTATCCACTGCAGCAAATATGTGTAAGAAACTCCCATCTGATGCAGCTGATTTTGTAATGGAAGCAGTTCCATTGTTGAGTAACCTTCTCAACTATCATGATTCAAAG GTTGTAGAGCATGCTTCTGTCTGCTTGACGCGAATTGCAGAAGCATTTGCATTATCTCCTGATAAAATAGATGAATTGTGTAATCATGGATTGGTTGCACAAGCTGCGGGCCTTATATCTCTTGGTAATTCAGGAGGACAAGCCTCCCTTAGCACGTCCACATACACG GGTATACTCCGTCTTCTCTCTACATGTGCTAGTGGATCTCCTCTAGCTGCGAAAACCCTTCTTCTTTCAGGAATCAGTGCCACACTTAGAGACATTCTTCTGTGTTCTGGGCTTGTATCTGGTTCTTCTGTTTCACCTTCCTTAACAAGACCACCTGAGCAG GTTTATGTGATTGTGAACCTTGTGGATGAGCTTCTTCCTTCCGTGCCTCAAGGAACTATTTCTTTGCCATTGCCTTCTAATGTTCTTGTGAAAGGATCAGCTGCCAAAAACTCTCTTCCTAGTTCTTCTGGTCAGCATGCCGAACCTAAAGGAACAACAAGTGAAGTATCGGCTCATGGGAAATTATTGCAGGACCAACCTGAACTTCTGCAGCAGTTTGGAATGGACCTACTTCCGGTTTTAATACAG GTATATTCTTCCAGTATAAATGGTCCTGTCCGTCATAAATGTTTGTCTACAATTGGGAAGTTGATGTTCTTCAGCTCAGCGGATATGATCCAATCCTTGCTTAGTGTAGCAAACATATCCAG CTTTTTAGCTGGTATTTTAGCATGGAAAGATCCACAACTTTTGATCCCCGCTCTTCAGATAGCTGAGATTCTCATGGAGAAGCTCCCTGGAACATTTTCCAAGATGTTTGTGAGAGAAGGGGTTGTTCATGCTGTGGATATACTAATATCCTCTGATCCTTCTCTAGCGCCCATCTGTGAAAAGGATGATGATGCTTTACCTGGAATAACTTGGCGTTCTCGGCGTAGTCGACGGTGTAGTGGTGGCTTGAACACAGAAAATAGCTCAGTTGACGACTCAAAAGGATCTTCATCAGAAATTTCTGTCTCACCTCTGCCTTCAGTTGAGGTTCCAAATGCCAATTCTAGTCTTCGTGCTGCTGTCAGTGCTCACGCCAAGGCTTTTAAAGACAAGTATTTTCCAGCAGGTTCTAGTGCAGTTGAAGCAGGACTCACAGAAGATCTTCTTTGTTTGAAAAATCTTTGCTCAAAGTTAAATTCCcttgttgaagatgcaaggtcaaAATCCAAAGGTAAATCTAAAGCACTTGGGTTGTGCTCCTTTGATGTTTCTTTTAGTAGCGAGGAACAACTAGATGAAGTAATAGCAGATATACTAGCTGAACTTTGCAAAGGCGATGGTGTATCGACTTTTGAGTTTATTGGCAGTGGAGTTGTTCTGGCATTGCTAGATTATTTTACTTGTGGAACATTTGGAAGAGAAAAAATCTCTGAAGCTAATTTACCAAAGCTTCGACAGCAAGCACTGCAACGGTACAAGTTCTTTATTGCAACGGCACTGCCTATGGAACTTAAGGAAGGAAATAGAACTCCCATGAGTTTGTTGGTTCAGAAGCTTCAGAATTCTTTATCTTCTTTAGAACATTTTCCAGTTGTAATTAGTCATTTGTCTAGATCTAGTAGTGGAAGCGCACGCTTCTCAGGTCTAGGGTCCTTATTTCAGCCGTTTAAGTTGCGTTTATGTCGAGCACAAGGGGAAAAATCTCTTCGTGATTATTCATCGAATGTGGTACTAATTGATCCTCTAGCAAGTCTAGCTGCAGTTGAAGAATTCCTTTGGCCAAGAGTTCAGCGAAGTGACTCTGTACAGAAGTCTTCAACATCAACAGGCAATTCTGATTCTGGAGCTGCTGTTGGATCTGCTGCTCCGACACCACCAACTCCTGGACATCGTCCTTCAACCAGGTCTAGGTCATCAGTTACAATTGGAGTTCCAGCTAAAAAAGATGCTTCAGATGGAAGTGCCAATTCTTCTAAAGGGAAGGGTAAGGCTGTCCTGAAATGTACTCCTGATGAATTAAGAGGACCTCAAACAAGAAATGCTGCCCGTAGAAGAGCTGCATCAGATAAAGAGATGGAAATAAAACCTTCACAGAGTGAATCTAGCTCTGAG GATGAAGATTTGGACATGTCTCCGGTTGAGATGGATGACACTCTTATGATTGTGGATGATGATGTCTCTGATGAGGAAGATGATCATGAG GTGTTTAGAGATGACTCTCTTCCTGTTTGTGTACCAGATAAGGTACATGATGTCAAATTAGGAGATTCTGCTGATGATGGTGCTGTTTCATGTTCAGCAAGTGATAACCAAGTGCAAACAACATCTGGTTCCAGTGACAGGTCTGTCACAGACAAAGGGGCAGAATATACTGAACTCCAAAGGGAAAGTGCTTTTGGTTCCAGAGGTGCAATGTCATTTGCTGCTGCTGCCATGGCAGGACTTGCTTCCATTGGTGGCAGAGGTATCAGAGTTGGTCGAGATTATCGTGGACTTGCCTCTTTTAGCACTAAAAGTAACCATCAAAATAAATTGATATTCACAGCAGGAGGGAAGCAGCTTAGCAAGCACTTTACTGTATATCAAGCTTTTCAACGCCAACTTATTCTCAATGAAGAGGGCGATGAAAAATTTAATGGCTCTGATCTTCCCAATGATGGCAATAGCTTATGGGGTGAAATATTTACCATAACATATCAGAAGGCTGATGGGCAGGTTGACAAGGCTTCCCAAGGAAGTTCAAATCTGTCAAAGTCTTCGAAACCTGCCTTCGCTTCCGATTCTGTCGGTGACAATAAGTGGCAAGAAATTTCACTTCTTGACAGCATCTTGCAAGGGGAGCTTCCCTGTGATCTCGAACGATCAAATCCTACATATAATATATTGGCATTATTGCGTGTGTTGGACAGTCTAAATCAGCTATCAACCCGTCTAAGGATGCAGGCAGTATCCGATGAGTTTGCTGAGGGAAAAATTTCAAACCTGGATAAACTTTATAGGATTGGTCCAAAGGTTCTGCCAGAAGAGTTTGTGAATGGCAAGTTGACTCCGAAGCTTGCTCGGCAAATTCAGGATGCTCTCGCATTATGTAGTGGTAGTCTTCCTCCATGGTGTTATCAGTTGACAAAAgcatgtccttttctttttcCATTTGAAACCAGGAGGCAATATTTCTACTCGACAGCTTTTGGTATATCTCGTGCATTGCGCCGACTTCAGCAACAACAGAATTCTGACAATCAGAATTCTGCTAGTGAAAGAGAGTTCCGTGTTGGCAGACTGCAAAGACAAAAGGTCCGTGTTTCTAGAAATCGTATCTTGGATTCTGCTGTAAAGGTTATGGAGATGTATTCTAGTCAAAAAGCTGTTCTTGAAGTTGAATATTTTGGTGAAGTCGGCACAGGATTGGGTCCAACCTTAGAGTTCTATACCCTTTTAAGTCATGACTTGCAGAAGGTCAAATTGGGTTTATGGAGGTCCAACTCTGCATCAGAAAGTTCTGCAATGCAAATTGATGGGGATGAAACAGATGGTGGAAGGAGTGATTATGGTTCAGAAACAAAGAAACCAGGCACAGAGTTACCTGATGGAAGAATAGATCTTATTCAAGCCCCCCTTGGCTTATTTCCTCGTCCTTGGCCCCCTAGTGCAGATACCTCTGATGGTAGCCAGTTTTCCAAAGTTATTGAATATTTCCGTCTGGCTGGTCGGACAATGGCAAAAGCTCTACAAGATGGACGACTTCTGGACTTGCCACTTTCGACAGCATTTTACAAACTTGTGATGGGCCAA GAGCTTGAATTACATGATATACTCTTATTCGATGCTGAGTTTGGAAAGATATTGCAAGAGATGCAAGCCCTTGTTGGCCACAAACAATTTCTAGAGAGAAATCCTGGTAACAATCAAATGGCAATTGCAGATTTACGTTTTCGTGGTGCCCCAATTGATGACCTCTGCTTAGATTTCACTCTTCCTGGCTACCCTGATTACATTCTTAAAGGAGGAGGGGAAAATATCATG GTTGATATCAACAATTTGGAAGAGTATGTTACTCTAGTTGTTGATGCAACAATTAAGACAGGAATTAAGCAACAGATGGAGGCATTTAGAGCTGGGTTCAACCAG GTCTTTGACATATACTCTTTGCAAATATTTTCACCACATGAACTTGACAACCTAATCTGCGGACTTAGAGAACTGTGGGAG ATCCTGCAGCCTGAGACTCTGGTTGATCATATAAAGTTTGATCATGGGTACACTGCCAAGAGTCCTGCAATTACTTAT ttGCTTGAGATAATGGGAGAATTCACACCAGAGCAGCAGCATGCTTTTTGCCAGTTTGTGACTGGTGCTCCGAGGCTTCCACCTGGTGGTCTAGCTGCACTGAACCCAAAGTTGACCATAGTTAGGAAG CACTCGACTCCGGCAAACGCTGCAAATGAAAATGGGGTGCCTGAATCAGTTGATGATGACTTGCCTAGTGTGATGACCTGTGCAAACTACCTTAAACTCCCTCCTTACTCGACCAAG GAAATAATGTACAAAAAACTCCTTTATGCTATCAGGGAAGGCCAGGGATCATTCGATCTCTCATAG